ACCGCCGAGACTCTGGCAGGGTGTACCTGAAACCTACAAGGGGGAAGGAAGGTCACCATGGAGATCGCCGGAGCAATCGGCATCCTGGTCGTCATCGGAATCGCGGTCGTCGCCGCGATCGTCATCGCGCTGATCCTGCTGCTGTTCGCCCGCAGCTGGATCAAGGTCGCTCGAGCCGATGAGGCGCTCGTCATCTCGGGTCGCAAGCAGAAGGTGCAGCGCGCCGTCATCAATGCCGACGGCAGCACGAGCTCCGAGATGGCGGAGTCGCCGGTCACGGTGATCGTCAACGGCAAGTCGCTCGTCAACCCGATCACGCAGCGTCACGAGATCATCTCGCTGCGCTCGCGTCAGGTGTCGCTGAACGCCGAGGCGCAGTCGCTCGACAGCGTCACGCTCAACGTCGACGGCGTCGCGATCGTCAAGATCGGCTCCGACCCCCTGTACGTTCGCCGAGCAGCCGAGCGCTTCGCCTCGCAGGACAAGGCGATCGAGCAGTTCACCACCGAGCAGCTCGAGGGCGCGCTGCGCGGCATCGTCGCGACGCTGTCTGTCGTCGAGCTGATGCGCGAGCGCAAGAAGTTCTCCGACCAGATCGCCGCCGACGTCTCGCAGGAGCTCGCCGAACAGGGTCTCATCCTCGACTCGTTCCAGATCAAGGGCATCACCGACAAGGTCGGCTACATCCAGTCGCTGGGTGCGCCCGAGATCCAGGCGAAGCGTCAGGCCGCCGAGATCTCGCAGACGAACGCCGACCGAGCGATCAACCAGAAGAACATCGCCAACCAAGAGGCGAACCTGATCGAGCAGACCGCGCTCGACACCAACACCGCCAATGCCAACGCCGGCATCGGACGCGCACGTGCCGAGGCCGAGCAGGCCGAGCAGCTGGCCCGCGCTCAGGCCGAGCAGGCCGTGCTGCAGCAGCAGGCTGAGAATAAGCAGGCGCAGCTCGACGCCGACGTCAAGCGCGTCGCCGACGCGCAGCGGTACGAGGCCGAGACCCGCGCCCAGGCCGACCTGTTCACCCGGGAGAAGGCCGCCGAGGCCGCCGCGATCGAGCAGGTCAAGCAGGCCGAGGCCCGCACGCGCATCGCCGAGCAGCAGGCGCAGGCCGACAAGGCACGTGCTGCCGGTGAGGCCGCTGCCGCCGAGGCGAAGGCGACCGGTGACGCCAACGCACTCCGCGCCCAGGCCGACGCCGAGGCCGAGGCCCGCCGGCTTCGCGCCAACGCCGAGGCCGAGGCGATCCGCGCCGAGGGTGAGGCGCGCGCCGCCGCCGTCGAGGCGGAGGCGAAGGCCATCGCTTCCAACCAGGAGGCGTTCCTGTCGCAGCGCGTGCTCGAGGTGCTGCCGCAGATCATGGCGGAGTTCGCGAAGGGCTACTCGGCGATCGGCAACGTCTCGATCATCGGAGGGACCGGCGAGGACGGCGCGTCCAGCGTGGTCGGCGGCGACAACGCCAAGGCGATGCGCTCGGTGTTCGACAGCGTGAGCGCCGCAACCGGTCTCGACCTCGCCGCGATCATCCAGGGTCAGGCCGTCGGCCGCAGCTTCGGTGCGGGTGTCGCTCAGGCGACGGATGCCTCGCCCGCATCGCCTTCGGCCGCAGGCTCGGCCACCGCGATCGTCGAGCGCACCCTCGACGACCCAGCGGAGCCCACCACCGACGCGTAGCCCGCCTCTCGTAACCCGCCGTTGCCGAAGAGCCGCCTCCCCCGCGAGGCGGCTCTTCTCGTCTCCCCCGCGCACAGATCGGGGGCCGACACGCCAGATGTCGGACGGATTCGCGGGATCGGTCCGACATCTGGCGTGTCGGCCCCCGGTTCGTACCGCACCCCGCAAGCGTCCGAGGATCCACCGACGGGATGCGCTCGCCCGCGCCTGGCGTGTCGGCCCCGGTCTGTCGGGCGGGCAGACTGGAACGGTGACCTCCCGCGCGTTCGACCTCGCCCGCATCGGCGCGGGCCTGTCGTTCGCGGCGGCCCTCGGCGACGTCGAGCGCGCACTCGACGCGGGCACCGCGCTGGTCATCAGTGCGCCGCCGGGCACGGGCAAGACCACGCTCGTGCCTCCGCTGCTGGCAGCGCGCACCAGCGGACGCGTGATCGTCACACAGCCGCGGCGCGTGGCAGCGCGCGCCGGCGCCCGGCGCCTGGCCGAGCTCGACGGGTCACCGCTCGGCGCCCGCGTCGGCTTCACCGTCCGCGGCGAGCGCAGAACGAGCCCGCAGATGCGTGTCGAGTTCGTGACGGCGGGGGTTCTGCTGCGCCGGATGCTCGATGATCCGGGCCTCGACGGCATCGACGCCGTCGTCATCGACGAGGTGCACGACCGCGCGCTCGAGACCGATCTGCTGATCGGGCTGCTCGGCGAGGTGCGCGAGCTGCGGGACGACCTCACGCTGATCGCGATGTCCGCCACGGTCGACGCCGAGCGGATCTCGTCGGTGATCGGCACCTCGGCCGCGCCCGCACCGGTCGTCGAGCATCGCGTCGCCGCGCATCCGCTCACCGAGCGATGGGCCCCCGCCCCGGGGTCGCGGCTCGACGAGCGCGGCGTCACCCGCTCATTCCTCGATCACGTGGCCCGCACGGCGGCATCCGCCGCCCGCGACCTGATCAGCGGCGCGCCCGACGCCGACACTCTCGTCTTCGCCCCGGGGGCACGCGAGGTCGTCGAGATCGCGCGCCGCGTCTCGGATCTCGCTCCCGAGTTCGACGTCCGCGAGCTGCATGGGCAGCTGCCCTCGGCCGCCCAGGATGCGGTGATCCGCGGCCGCGCGGTCCGAGACCGGCCGCGCCTCATCGTGACGACTTCCCTCGCCGAGTCGTCGCTGACCGTGCCCGGCGTTCGTCTCGTCGTCGACAGCTGCCTGGCCCGCCAGCCTCAGCGCGATGCCGCCCGGGGCATGACCGGGCTGGTGACAGGGGCTGCATCGCGTTCGTCGTGCGTGCAGCGCGCTGGGCGCGCGACGCGGCAGGGTCCCGGCGCGGTCGTACGGTGCGTCGACGAGCGCACGTACGCCGCCGCCCCGGCGCGCCCCGCCCCCGAGATCGCGACCGCTGACCTCATCGATGCGGCTCTGCTGCTGGCGTGCTGGGGTGCGCCCGGCGGCGCGGGCCTGCGATTGATCGACCCGCTGCCGCCCGACAGTCTGAGCGAGGCGATCGATGCGCTGCTCGCCCTCGGCGCGGTCCACGACGACGGTCGAGCCACTGGCGAAGGGCGCGCGCTCGCGCGCATCCCGGCCGATCCGCGCCTCGCCAGGGCTCTGCGCGACGGCGCCGACCTCGTGGGTGCACGCACCGCCGCCGAGGTCGTCGCGCTCGTGGGCGGTGATGTCCGCGTGCGCGACGCCGACATCGCATCCGCGCTCTCTGCGCTGCGGCACGGCCGCAGTCCCGACGCGCAGCGCTGGGCGCGCGAGGTCGATCGACTGATGCGGCTCGTGCCGCGCGGACGCTCTGCACGAGGGCGCGCGGACGACATCGGGCTCGTCGTCGCGCTCGCTTTCCCCCGCCGGATCGCCAAGCGGGTCGAACGCTCGTCGGATGGGGCGACGTTCCTGTTGGCATCCGGAACGCGAGCGGGCATCGCCGGACCCCTCGCAGACGCCGAGTGGCTGGCGGTCGCAGACGTGGCTCGCGCGTCCGGCCGCGTCGCCGCCGGCTCGGGCGCGGTCATCCGCGCCGCCGCGGCGATCACCGAGCAGCAGGTCGAGCGCGCCGCAGGCCATCTGATCACCGATCGTGTCGAGGCGCAGCTGGTCGGCGGTCGCGTGAGCGCACGCCGCGAGCGGCGGGTCGGGGCGATCGTGCGCTCATCCGTGCCGGTGCGCGCGTCTGCGGCGGAGGGCCGGGACGCCGTGCAGCGCGCGGTGCAGGCAGACGGTCTCGGCGTCTTCACCTGGACGGACGCCGCCGATGAGCTGCGCAGACGGCTGGCCTTTCTGCACCGCGTGCTCGGCGACCCGTGGCCCGACGTCGGCGACGATGCGCTGCTGGCCCGTCTCGAGGAGTGGCTCGATCCCGAGCTCACCGCCCTCGCAGGCGGGACTCCAGCCGAGCGGATCGACCTC
The window above is part of the Microbacterium sp. nov. GSS16 genome. Proteins encoded here:
- a CDS encoding SPFH domain-containing protein, which gives rise to MEIAGAIGILVVIGIAVVAAIVIALILLLFARSWIKVARADEALVISGRKQKVQRAVINADGSTSSEMAESPVTVIVNGKSLVNPITQRHEIISLRSRQVSLNAEAQSLDSVTLNVDGVAIVKIGSDPLYVRRAAERFASQDKAIEQFTTEQLEGALRGIVATLSVVELMRERKKFSDQIAADVSQELAEQGLILDSFQIKGITDKVGYIQSLGAPEIQAKRQAAEISQTNADRAINQKNIANQEANLIEQTALDTNTANANAGIGRARAEAEQAEQLARAQAEQAVLQQQAENKQAQLDADVKRVADAQRYEAETRAQADLFTREKAAEAAAIEQVKQAEARTRIAEQQAQADKARAAGEAAAAEAKATGDANALRAQADAEAEARRLRANAEAEAIRAEGEARAAAVEAEAKAIASNQEAFLSQRVLEVLPQIMAEFAKGYSAIGNVSIIGGTGEDGASSVVGGDNAKAMRSVFDSVSAATGLDLAAIIQGQAVGRSFGAGVAQATDASPASPSAAGSATAIVERTLDDPAEPTTDA
- the hrpB gene encoding ATP-dependent helicase HrpB; this translates as MTSRAFDLARIGAGLSFAAALGDVERALDAGTALVISAPPGTGKTTLVPPLLAARTSGRVIVTQPRRVAARAGARRLAELDGSPLGARVGFTVRGERRTSPQMRVEFVTAGVLLRRMLDDPGLDGIDAVVIDEVHDRALETDLLIGLLGEVRELRDDLTLIAMSATVDAERISSVIGTSAAPAPVVEHRVAAHPLTERWAPAPGSRLDERGVTRSFLDHVARTAASAARDLISGAPDADTLVFAPGAREVVEIARRVSDLAPEFDVRELHGQLPSAAQDAVIRGRAVRDRPRLIVTTSLAESSLTVPGVRLVVDSCLARQPQRDAARGMTGLVTGAASRSSCVQRAGRATRQGPGAVVRCVDERTYAAAPARPAPEIATADLIDAALLLACWGAPGGAGLRLIDPLPPDSLSEAIDALLALGAVHDDGRATGEGRALARIPADPRLARALRDGADLVGARTAAEVVALVGGDVRVRDADIASALSALRHGRSPDAQRWAREVDRLMRLVPRGRSARGRADDIGLVVALAFPRRIAKRVERSSDGATFLLASGTRAGIAGPLADAEWLAVADVARASGRVAAGSGAVIRAAAAITEQQVERAAGHLITDRVEAQLVGGRVSARRERRVGAIVRSSVPVRASAAEGRDAVQRAVQADGLGVFTWTDAADELRRRLAFLHRVLGDPWPDVGDDALLARLEEWLDPELTALAGGTPAERIDLASPLRRLLPWPAAAEFDALAPERLEVPSGSRIRIAYPSFDDVSAPPVVAVKLQECFGWAETPRLVAGRVPVLFHLLSPAGRPLAVTADLASFWSGPYAPVRAEMRGRYPKHPWPEDPWAATATRHTTRRIARD